One segment of Terriglobales bacterium DNA contains the following:
- a CDS encoding polyphosphate kinase 2 family protein, with protein MNYEQFRIPPSGKIKITDYDSATTDGFKNKEDAESKLAADIQHMAELQDVLYACRQRALLVLFQGMDTAGKDSVIKHVMSGINPQGVRVTSFKQPTEEELHHDYLWRGHKVLPERGFIGIFNRSYYEEVLVARVHREVLEREGISEDTKALWKTRYEEINNFERYLERNCVVILKFALNLSKAEQKKRLLNRIETPEKNWKFALSDLTERKHWNKYMSAYEAMFNHTSTEWAPWYFVPADHKWYTRVVVADVIVSTLKSLNLKYPAVTPEQKKLLAEGKKMLEEDKD; from the coding sequence ATGAATTACGAACAATTCCGCATCCCTCCATCGGGGAAGATCAAGATTACCGACTATGATTCCGCCACAACCGACGGCTTCAAAAATAAAGAGGATGCAGAGAGCAAACTGGCGGCCGACATCCAGCACATGGCCGAACTGCAAGACGTGCTCTATGCCTGCCGCCAACGCGCGCTTCTGGTTCTGTTTCAGGGCATGGATACCGCCGGCAAAGACAGCGTCATCAAGCATGTGATGTCGGGAATCAACCCTCAGGGCGTACGCGTGACCAGCTTCAAGCAGCCCACCGAAGAAGAACTGCACCACGATTATCTGTGGCGGGGCCACAAGGTGCTGCCCGAGCGCGGATTCATCGGGATTTTCAACCGCTCCTACTACGAAGAGGTGCTGGTGGCGCGCGTGCATCGCGAGGTTCTGGAAAGGGAAGGCATCAGTGAAGATACCAAGGCCCTGTGGAAGACCCGCTACGAAGAGATCAACAACTTTGAACGCTACCTCGAGCGCAATTGTGTGGTCATCCTGAAGTTCGCCCTCAACTTATCCAAGGCAGAGCAGAAGAAACGGCTCCTCAATCGCATCGAGACCCCGGAGAAGAACTGGAAATTTGCCCTCTCCGATCTGACCGAGCGCAAGCATTGGAACAAATACATGAGCGCCTACGAAGCCATGTTCAACCACACCAGCACCGAATGGGCGCCGTGGTATTTTGTCCCAGCCGATCACAAGTGGTACACGCGTGTGGTGGTCGCCGATGTGATCGTCTCCACATTAAAATCACTGAATCTAAAATATCCCGCCGTCACCCCCGAGCAGAAGAAACTTCTGGCCGAGGGCAAGAAGATGCTGGAAGAAGATAAAGATTAA